From BD1-7 clade bacterium, one genomic window encodes:
- the rpsN gene encoding 30S ribosomal protein S14 — protein MAKASMKAREVKRAKTVEKFAAKRAALKAVIKSATASEEEKWEAQSALQNLPRDASPVRQQRRCQLTGRPHAVYRKFGLCRNQIRQSAMQGDIPGLVKASW, from the coding sequence ATGGCAAAGGCATCAATGAAAGCGCGTGAAGTAAAACGTGCTAAGACCGTCGAAAAATTCGCAGCAAAGCGTGCGGCGCTTAAAGCTGTAATAAAGAGCGCCACTGCTTCTGAAGAAGAGAAGTGGGAAGCGCAATCTGCACTGCAAAACCTGCCACGTGATGCGAGCCCAGTTCGTCAGCAGCGTCGTTGCCAGTTGACCGGTCGTCCACACGCGGTATACAGAAAGTTCGGTCTTTGCCGTAACCAGATTCGCCAGTCTGCTATGCAAGGCGATATCCCGGGCTTGGTTAAAGCAAGCTGGTAA
- the rpsH gene encoding 30S ribosomal protein S8, protein MSMQDPIADMLTRIRNGQMAEKKSVTMPFSTKKEAIALVLVEEGFVTSSEKTEADGKDALTVELKYFNGQPVIDSIVRVSRPGLRIYKGADEIPTVNGGLGVAILSTNKGVMSDREARQQNVGGEIICNVF, encoded by the coding sequence ATGAGTATGCAAGATCCTATTGCTGATATGCTTACCCGCATCCGAAATGGTCAGATGGCGGAAAAGAAATCGGTAACTATGCCGTTCTCAACCAAGAAAGAAGCGATTGCTCTTGTTCTTGTTGAAGAAGGTTTTGTAACGTCTTCAGAAAAAACTGAAGCTGATGGCAAAGATGCTCTGACAGTTGAATTGAAGTATTTCAACGGTCAGCCAGTTATCGACTCCATCGTGCGTGTTAGTCGTCCAGGCCTGCGTATCTACAAAGGTGCTGACGAGATTCCTACCGTAAACGGTGGTCTCGGTGTTGCGATTTTATCCACCAATAAAGGTGTGATGAGTGATCGTGAAGCGCGTCAACAAAATGTTGGCGGCGAAATTATCTGTAACGTCTTCTAA